A section of the Rhizobium sp. SSA_523 genome encodes:
- a CDS encoding citrate synthase/methylcitrate synthase: protein MTTTAPRAPVLAAQSAGPGLDDVIAAETRLSHVDGQAGQLVIAGYPLSAIADWRFEDVLALLWTDFLAEPMTAGDIGEALGRARVTAFELLEPMLPLLRDLTSVEALRLLLSSLPDQARTPHCILAAAAVPVFSAGIIRQSQGLACVPPDPQRGQAEDFLYMLRNEMPTRDKVRALDTYLVTVSDHGLNASTFTARVIASTKAGLLSSVVGALCALKGPLHGGAPGPVLDMLDAIGTADRIDGWLQDCLARGERLMGFGHRIYRVRDPRADVLKAALAGLQDGSGRIAFAGQVEQAALALLKEKKPLRPLQTNVEFYTALVLEAVGFPRESFTNVFAAGRMAGWTAHVLEQEQTGRLIRPQSRYVGPMPDHSR, encoded by the coding sequence ATGACCACGACTGCACCCCGCGCGCCCGTGCTTGCAGCACAATCGGCCGGCCCCGGCCTCGATGACGTGATCGCCGCCGAAACCCGGCTCAGCCATGTGGATGGACAGGCGGGACAGCTGGTGATCGCGGGCTACCCGCTGAGCGCCATCGCGGACTGGCGCTTCGAGGATGTCCTCGCCCTGTTGTGGACGGATTTCCTGGCTGAGCCGATGACCGCCGGGGACATTGGCGAGGCGCTCGGCAGAGCCCGTGTCACGGCGTTTGAACTGCTGGAGCCAATGCTTCCCTTGCTTCGCGATCTCACATCCGTAGAGGCTCTGCGCCTGCTGCTTTCGTCGCTGCCGGACCAGGCACGCACGCCGCATTGCATCCTCGCCGCCGCTGCAGTGCCGGTGTTCTCCGCCGGCATCATTCGCCAGTCCCAGGGACTTGCCTGCGTGCCACCCGACCCGCAGCGGGGCCAGGCGGAAGACTTCCTGTACATGCTGCGCAATGAGATGCCGACGCGCGACAAGGTACGGGCGCTCGACACCTATCTCGTCACCGTCTCCGATCACGGCCTCAACGCCTCAACCTTTACCGCCCGCGTGATCGCCTCCACCAAAGCCGGGCTCTTGTCATCGGTGGTCGGTGCACTTTGCGCGCTGAAGGGGCCTCTGCACGGCGGTGCGCCCGGCCCCGTGCTGGACATGCTCGACGCGATCGGGACGGCGGACCGGATCGATGGCTGGCTCCAGGATTGCCTTGCCCGCGGCGAAAGGCTGATGGGCTTCGGCCATCGAATTTACAGGGTTCGCGACCCGAGGGCCGATGTCTTGAAGGCGGCGCTCGCCGGTCTGCAGGACGGTTCCGGTCGCATCGCCTTTGCAGGCCAGGTCGAGCAGGCGGCGCTGGCGCTGCTGAAGGAAAAGAAGCCGCTGCGACCGCTGCAAACCAATGTGGAATTCTATACGGCACTGGTGCTGGAAGCCGTCGGGTTTCCGCGCGAGAGCTTTACCAATGTCTTCGCCGCCGGACGCATGGCCGGCTGGACCGCTCACGTGCTGGAGCAGGAACAGACCGGACGGCTGATCCGGCCGCAATCGCGCTATGTTGGCCCGATGCCGGACCATTCGCGATAA